In Clostridiales bacterium, the genomic stretch GAAACGCATAATGCGGTACGCCGATTATAATAAAAAAATGGCTAGGCTCGCTAAGTTTTTGCGAGTTGTCAAGCGGTTCAGAGCGCTCATTATCATTTGCGCCGTGTTGTTGTTCGGCACGGTCGCGGCGCTGCTATCCACGCGCGGCTTGGTGTATGACAGCGTTTCATGCCCTGCCGAAATAGTTTACGGCACCGAGCTTCCTTACAAGGCTTCGGCGTTTATGAGCGGCGTTAAGTACGAGTACCGCGCCGACGGAGATACCGAGTGGTCGGGTGATATGCCGACGGCGGCGGGTAAGTATTACGTTCGCGCGGTGAGCAAGCGCATAAACGGCGCGCCCTCGTACGGCAAGGAATACCCGTTCGCTATTTTGCAAAAGGCGATAGATATTTCGGTTTCGGGCGTGCTCGTTTACGGCGACACGCCGAGCATAATTGCCGAGCTCGCCGAGGGCGATACAGCCGTTTGCACAGACTTTGAGTACACCGCCGTTTCGCTCGAAAGCAGCGATATAACCCCCGTTCTTAAAGCGGTCACGATCACCAACGCCGCGGGCGAGGACGTGACGAATTCGTATAAGCTCAACGCCGTTAAGCGTACCGTAACGTTCGCTAAACGCGATATTAAAATAAGCGTAGAGAGCGCGACTCGCGAGTACGACGGCACGCCGCTTATGCTCCACGAGTGGGAGATAGCGGACGGCTCGCTCGCCGCGAACGACGAGGTGGTCGCTTCGTTCTCTGCGGAAGTGACTTTGCCCGGCGCGGTGAACAATGCGCCCGAGATCATGATACTTCACGACGGCGAAACCGACGTTACAATCAACTATAATATCACCGTCGATACGGGGCTTCTTACCGTATTAAAACGCAGGATAAACGTTACCACAGAGGACTGCTCGCGCGAGTACGACGGCACGCCGCTAAGTCACCCCGTGTTCGCGTTAGACGCCGCTACGCCGCTTGTAGAGGGCGACAGCGCGTTGGTTACCGAAAGCGCGACCATAACCGAGGTGGGAAGCGCCTCTAATAAGCTTGCGTTCGAGATAGTGGACGGCGACGGAAATATTGCTTCCGATTACTATGAATTGTCGGTCGTTTACGGCACGCTTAAAATCGTTCCGCGCCCGATAACCGTCAAAACGAGCGATGCCCGAAAGACCTACGACGGCACGCCGCTCTATAACGAAAAGTTCGAAGTGACGGGCGGTTCGCTTCTTGACGGGCACTCCGTAAAGGTATCGGGTCGCGTCGAAATGACGGACGCGGGCAGTACCGATAACGCGTTGCAGGTTTCGGTCGAGGGCGACGGCAAAGACTATTCGAGCTGTTACGCCGTGACCTATGATTACGGCACGCTTACCGTCGATAAGCGCGCTCTCACCGTTACGGCGGGCGACTGCGAAAAGGTATACGACGGCACGCCGCTTGTAAACATGAACGGCAATAACTATACCGTTACGGCGGGCGGCTCGAATAGCGGGCTCATTAGCGGTCACGCAATTTCCGCAGCTAGCTTCAAAGGCTCGATTACCGATAAAGGCAGAGCGCAAGTAAATTCTATTACTTCTGTCACCGTCAAGGCGGGCGATAAGGACGTAACGAACAACTACGAGATAGAAAAGGTCGCGGGCTGGCTTACCGTCACGCCGCGCCCGATAACGGTCGAAACGCTATCGCATACTTTCGTCTACAACGGGTACGCGCAGTTTGACGTGAGCTACAAGGTAACGAGCGAGCTTAAACCCGTTTCGGGGCATACCCTCAAAGCCAAGGACGGGTATACCACCGTCACCAACGTAAGCGACAGCGGAACGCTCAACGAGGTAGAGTTCGAGGTCGCGGGAACGAGCGGCGATAACTACGTAATAACGGTTAATGCGGTAGGCGTACTCACCGTCACCGCGCGCGAGATAGCTGTTGTAGCGGGCGACTGCCAAAAGGTGTACGACGGCGCTCCGCTCACTAATACCGACGACACTAACTTTATATATACCGATTACGACTACGGCGAAAGTGGCGGGCTTGTTTCGGGTCACTCTATATCGGTGACCTTCGCCGGTTCACTTACCGAAGTGGGCAAAGAGAAAATCAACGAGATAGCTTCGGTCACGATAACGGCGGGCGAAAAGGACGTAACGGCTAACTACGATATAACCACCGTTTCGGGCTGGCTCGAAGTTACGAAACGCACGGTGTATATAACTACCGACAGCGACACCTTCGCCTACGACGGCGATTCGCATTATTGCGATACCTATAAAGTGACCGCGCCGAGCGAAGCCGACAAAACGGGACTTGTTCTCGATCACGCGCTTAAAGTCAAGTCGAAAACGACCGTGACAGATGCAACCGAAAAGCCGATTGAAAATGTTTTGACGTTCACCGTTGAGGACGGCGACGGCTTAGATAATACTGCAAACTATAAATTCGAGATCACTTGCGGAACTCTTACCGTCAAAAAACGTACGGTGGTATTTACCGCGGGCAGCGGCGAAAAGGTGTACGACGGATATCCGCTTTCTTCTGCGAGCGATATAGTGTCAGAGCCATTAATCGGCGGATATTCTGTCGGTGCGGGCGGCGTGCTCAATCTCATTTATGACCTCATAGACGGGCATACTTACACTTACACGTATAAAGAACAGTCGATTATTCGCGTATCGAAAGTTACTAACGAATTAGATGAGATAACGATTTACGACGGCGCGGGTAAGGACGTTACGCGCAACTATATTATAACGAAGCGTTACGGCACGCTTGAAATAACCAAGCGTGAAATCAAGGTGTACACGCCAGACTATGAGTTCGTTTATAACGGCGGAAGTTGCACTATGCTGGTCGTTAACTTTTTGAACGGTTACTCGCTTGCTGAGACCGACAAGTTCCGTTATGACCAATATTCTCAAATAACAGACGTAGGGAGTACGGCTAATATCGTAAAAGTCAGCGTATTGCATAATTCTTTGACTCCCGACGACGTTACCGATTGCTATGATATAGTTTTCGAAAGTTACGGCACGCTTACTGTCAAAGCACGACCGATAACTATTAAGCCTAAGGATAAAACGGCGGAGTATAATGGGGAATTTATTCATTGGTACGACGGCTATGAATATACCGAATTCAATCGTGTCGATCGCGTAGGTTTGATATCCGGACACGTAATTGCCGATATAAACGTTACGCTCAGCGATGATCCCGATTATCCGCCGCTCGACGCAGGCGAGTATAAGCATAAGATCAACAGCGTAAACATTTACGATAAAAACGGTAAGCTCGTTACCAAAAACTACGATATCACTTACGAGTACAGCACGCTAACGGTAACTCCGCGGAAGATCACCGTTACGACGGCTTCTAAGTCTTGGGTTTACGACGGAGAGGAGCATTCTTACCACGCCGCTCATGCCGATAACATTGTAGAAGGTCAGGACTACGATATATACTATCGCTACGGTACGGGCGTTATAACCGACGTAGGAACGGTTAAGAACGAATTTAACAGTATATTCATTTATCAATATATCGGCGGCGTGAAGACGGACGTAACCCATAACTACGAAGTTGAATGGGTGTTCGGCGATTTGACGGTCACGCCCCGCCCGATAATCGTTTCGGTCAAAGACGATCTTACAAAAGTTTACGACGGTGACCCGCTCAAAAACACCGACGGGGATAACTTTACTTATACGCCGTTCGACAAAGATAAAGAAATCGGGCTTGTAGTCGGGCAAGTTATTACCGCCAAGTTCTCAGGCGAGATCACGAACGTGGGAACAGGCGTAAACGAAATTTCTTCGGTCACGATCACGGCGGAAATCGACGGCGAAGAGAAGGACGTCACGGCTAACTATGAAATAACCAAGGTTAGCGGTGCGCTCGAAGTTACGAAGCGGTACGTAAAGATCAGAACGGCAACCAATTCGTGGGTATACGACGGAGAGCCGCATTACGATACGGACTGGGATTACATAGAAGCGGAATATCTTCCCGATGATATTGCTAACGACAACGTGCTCGTGGAAGGTCACGACTTGGTCGCTCTTTCGTGGACAAAAATAAAAGAAGTCAGTGAAGGCAACCCAGCTAACCTTGTAAAATATAAGGTAGTAGGCATCGACGGCAAAGACGAAACCGATAATTACAATCTTGAAGTAGCTACTGGCAATCTCAGAATTACGCGGCGCTATATAATGGTCGTTCCCAACAGCCATACGTGGGTTTACGACGGTGAGACGCATTACGATTTCGGGTGGAGATATTTTACCAGAGCCGACAGGCCTAGTATAAGTGACGCCATGTTTGAAAAATACTCGAATACTCTTTTGGACGGGGATGAGATACGGTATCGTTACTATGACTATGATGGCGACGGAACCGTGCGTGCCGGCGATACGATAACGAACGTAGGACGCAAACGCAATTACTGTTCGTATTACGTCTATTATGCTAACACCGACGTAAGAAACTATAATTATTATATTGCCTCTTATGCTAAGGATGCCTATCTCGAAATAACCCCGCGCCCGATAGAGATCGTAAGCGGGTCTAAGAGCTGGACTTACGACGGCGAGATGCATCGGCACCTTGAATTTGAGTTTGCCGAGGGTTCGCTCCTGCCTGTGCTCGATCATAAGATAACGGCAATAGACGGCGTGGCGGTTCAAAACGTTATGCGTGACGAGGACGGTAACGTTATAGGCACGCGTAATCTCCTTAACCTTCAATTGTCGGGCACCGACGCGGACATAAATAACTATGATATAAAAATCGTAGAATTCGGCGAGCTTAAAATACTGCCGCCGACTATAACAATTCATTCGCACGGCAAGGCCGCGCTGTATTACGATACCGATCTTTTCGATAAAGACTTCGATTTGTTCGCAAGCGGAGTCGATAACGCAATATTGAGCGCGGTAAAGGAAGCAATTAAGGTTGACGGATGGACTATTATTCGTGACGCTCAGCGCGATAATGACGGTAACGTTATAGGCGTTCCCAACGTTTTGGAATTCGACTTGTCCGCCGAAATTCTTAAAAATTTCGACTTCGAATACGAGTGGGGCGAGCTAAAAATAATTCCGCGACTCTTACCCCTTATTTCTGAGTCCGATACCTTCGAATACGACGGCAATTCGCACGGAAAATTCGAAGCCAAAATTCGAGGCGATCTACAGTATCTTGTTCCGGGACAACCGGTATCGTATGTGGGGTGGAATGAATTTACAGTAGTAGGCGAATACGATAACGTGTTTACCGCAATCGTTCTGGACGCCGACGGTGTTGACAAAACGCATAATTACAATATCCAATATACTTACGGCAAGATCACTATCACGCCGAGAGCGATCACGGTCGGGGCGGTCAATGAGCTTCAAACCAAGGTGTACGACGGCACGCCGATAGAGTGCGCCGAGTACAGTCTTGCTTTCGGCAGTCTTGCGGACGGCGACAGCCTTACTCCGAAATATAATACTGTTAAGTGGGCAACGACCGCGCCCGTAGCGTTCGGCATTCAAAGCGTGGTATTATTAAACGAGTTCGGCGAGAACGTTACCGATTGTTACGAAATAACGATAAGCGGCGTTGGCAGTGCGCACGTAACGCCCCGACCGCTTACTATAAAAACGGGTAGCGGCGTTTGGACGTACACAGGCGAAATTCATTTTACGGACGAATATTCGATAGAAGAAGGTACGCTCCCGCTTTGGCACTACGTTATTGTCAAAGACTATACGTGTATAACGGAAGTAGGCACAACGCCTAACGTTCTTGGTATTTCGATAATGTTCGATGATACCGAATGGGTCGACGTTACCGAATGCTTCGATATTACCCAAGAACACGGCACTCTCGAAGTTGTCGCGGAAAAGAAGATCATATACGTCACGCTCGACGGCGACAACAAGGAGTATGACGGCACGCCGCTTTTCGCGCCGAAAACCTATTCCATTGTTTATCCCAACGGCGTGGACGGAAGCGGATATACCTTTACAATCGAGATTTCGGGCTCGCAAACGAACGTGGGTTCGACTTCCGTCAAGTACGGCGAGTATTCGCTGAAAGATGAATCGGGTAACGATACTACCGATAACTACGCTTTTAATATAAAGGTGGGGCGGCTCGTTGTCACGGCGCGTACCGTTACGCTCGCGACGGACAGCGATCAAAAGAAGTACGACGGCACGCCGCTCAAAAACGAAGCGTTATCGGTCGTTGGCGGACTTATTTCGGGGCATGAAGTCGCGCTCGTTACACCCGCGTCGATCACGGACGTCGGAAGTATTAGTAACGTTCACACCGTTAAGATCATGTCGGGCGAAAGGGACGTTACGAGCAATTATAACGTTGTTTGGAACAGCGGCACGCTCACCGTCACGCCGCGCATTATCTACGTAACTACGCCCGATAACAGTAAGACCTACGACGGCACGCCGCTTTCCGATACTCGCGTTACGGTTACGGGCGACGGGTTTATCGGCGGGCATAAGCTTTATGCGACGGCGATCGCGGCGATAACGCACGTAGGTACTGTCGATAACGAAATAGCTTACGAAGTGCGCGATATAAACGGCGTCAACAAAACGGACAACTACGATATTATTTCGACTTGTGGCACGCTCGAAATTACGAAACGTGCCGTAACAATCGAAACGGCTTCTAATACTTGGGTTTACGACGGCACGGCGAAATTCGATTACGGTTATACCGTAAGGGGCGGAAGCTTTGCGAACGGCGAAACGCTTAACGTTACCGCCGCCACCGAGATAGTGAACGTCGGCACGGTCGATAATCAATTTATTACTTGCGGCATACTGTGCGAGGACGGCTCGGCGGGGTACTTGACCGATTACGATATTACGTTCGTGCGTGGTACGCTCACCGTTACGCAGCGACCTATCGGCATTATTGCGGGAAGCCACGAAAAGGCGTACGACGGCACGCCGCTTACGCCGAGCGGAAGTTATACCTTTGCGGACGGGTTCGGCGAGTTCGGGCTTGTCGAGGGACACAGCGTGGAAGTTTCGTTCGCGGATAACAGCATAACTGTTCCCGGCGAGGTTGATAACGTTATTAGCTCTGTCGTCATTAAAGACGGCGACGGCAACGACGTGACGGGTAACTACTATATCGAAACATACGACGGTAAGCTTACCGTATTCAGGCGGCGTATCAAGGTTCAGGCGGCTTCGGCGGAAAAGGTGTACGACGGCACGCCGCTCACCGCTACCGGCTTCGGCGGGTTCGTTTGCGTTGACGTAGATAACGAAAACTATTTCGATCTTGTCGAAGGGCATATATCGTACGCCGATTGCGACGGGTCGCGGACTTTCGTCGGCTCGTCGATAAACGCGCTTGCAACTGGCTCGGTCAGGGTGTATTTAAAGCAAGACAATATGTACTTTGCTTACGTTACCGATTACTATATTATCGAGTTCAGCGACAAGGACGGTGTTCTTACAGTTACGGGCGAACAGCTCATCATCACCACCGCGACGGACGAGTTTACCTACAACGGCGACGAGCATTTTAACCCGACCTTTACCGTAACGGGGCTTAAAGACGGCGACAGCATAGAGAGCTTGGGCATAACCGTTACCGAATACGTTTCCGTTAAAAACGTTTTGCGCGACGATGACGGCAACGTTATAGGCTACGAGAACGTGCTGAAATTCTATCTTACGGAAGCCACCAAGAAGTATGACATAGGCATTGAGTATGGCACGCTTACGGTCAATCCCGCAGTGATTAAAATAATCACTGCCGACGGCAAGTGGTGGTACGACGGCGAGGAACACTCCAACCCGTCGTTCAAGGCGGAAGGGGAGCTTCCCGATGATCACAATATAGTTGTCGACGCTTACGCTACGATAACTGATCCCGGCAGGGTGAAAAATTCGCTTTTGCTTTCGGTCATTATCGGGCGTGATCCGTCCGCTTTGGTTACGGGTAATTTCGAGTTTGAGTTCACCTACGGCACGCTTGTGGTGGAAATCAACGGCGAGGGCGGCGGCGAGCCGTTCATGTGGGTGTACGGCGAGAAGAACGGTACGGTGTACCTGCGCCAGCAAAGCCATAACAAGTACGTGAGCGGCACGGACTGGACCGATTCGAGCGGCGTTAGGTACGGCGAGTATATCGAGTACGGTGGTAAAAGCTATTCGGTAAACTATCTTGCGAGCTTGCTTTTGGACGCGGCGAATGCGGCTAAGACCACTGTCGATATCAGGGCGCTGTCGAGCGGGCTTTACGCCGTGCCGAACTATAAAACACTCGACGGCAATCACGTTCAGTCAAGCGATATTATCTGCGAGCCGAACGACGGCGACATAACGCTTGTCGACGATCTGTATACCTGGTCGGCGCAATACTATTCGTACAACGTGCGTTCCGACGGCGGGGCGAAGCTTAAAGCCGCTTCCTTGCCCGCAGAGTACGCCGAGATAGAGCGCGCTTACCGCGAGTACGTTTACCTTAACGGGGTTGGGTATTTGGCGGTCGACGACAAAACGCGCGAGTTCCTTAACGGCGTTATAAGGGCACAGGGCTTCGATCCCGCCGATCCCGAAATTATCAATAAGGTAGCTTCGTATATCCAAAAATCCGCCGAGTATAGCTTCGATTACGATCCCATAGTGGACGTCGACGAGGACGGCACGGTAATAGCGTTCCTCGATAAATACAAGCAGGGCGTTTGCCGTCATTACGCTACGGCGGCAACCATGCTGTTTAGAACGCTCGGTATGCCCGCGCGCTACGTGGAAGGCATTATGACTTCCGTAAAGGCGGGCGAGTGGGTGGAAGTCACTATAGGTCACGCCTGGGTTGAGGTGTATATCGACGGCGTGGGCTGGGTGAGCGTTGAGGTCACGGGCAACATGAGTGGCGGCGGCAACGGCGGTGGAAACGGCGAAGAAGGCGGTGGCGACGGCGACGACAAACCCGTTATTTCGATCAAGCCCGTCGACGTTGTCGAGGAATACAAGGGGTGCGTAGTCAAGGCGATAAACAAGGTCGAGGACTGCGATACCGAGGCGCAAAACGTAGTTAGACTCAGCGACCTTCTCGCTATGAATTACACTTACGAGTGCAGGGTGGACGGCGAGCAGTACGGCATTGGTATATCCAATAGCAATATCGTTTGGTTTACGCTGTACGACGAGAACGGCGTGGACGTTACCGATAACTACAAGATAGAAAAGCATGAGGGCGAGATCGAGGTCGTTTCGGCGCTTATAACGGTTGTTTTCGGCAACCACAGCAAGCAGTACGACGGTACGCCATTGACTATCACCGAGCTTATTCCCGGCTATGCGTATTTCGTCAAATATAAGCCTGCGGGCGTAGAAACCGTAACTATCGATTACGATAAGTACGAGGGCATAACCACGGGCTCGATCGACGGCAAGGAGCTTGCGGAGATATTCGTCGAGCGCGGATATATCCATATCAATAACGACGAGCTGGACGCTAAAAATTATAAGATCGTTTTCGAGGACACGAGCCTTTCCGTTGAGAAGATCAAGCTTACCGTTTCGACCCCGTCGGTAGTTAAGCCGTACGACGGCAAGCCGATAGAGTTCCCCGCTACCACGACGAGCGGCAACCTTATTTCGGGGCACAAGCTTGTTATCGAGTATAATAAGTTCATCGACATAACGGACGGCACAGTCATGAACAAACCCAAGAACGTCAGGATAGTCGACGGCGACGGCAACGACGTTACCGAGCTCTATGACATAGAAGTCGTTTACGGCTCTGTCGAGATCACGGGTTAG encodes the following:
- a CDS encoding transglutaminase domain-containing protein, producing MARLAKFLRVVKRFRALIIICAVLLFGTVAALLSTRGLVYDSVSCPAEIVYGTELPYKASAFMSGVKYEYRADGDTEWSGDMPTAAGKYYVRAVSKRINGAPSYGKEYPFAILQKAIDISVSGVLVYGDTPSIIAELAEGDTAVCTDFEYTAVSLESSDITPVLKAVTITNAAGEDVTNSYKLNAVKRTVTFAKRDIKISVESATREYDGTPLMLHEWEIADGSLAANDEVVASFSAEVTLPGAVNNAPEIMILHDGETDVTINYNITVDTGLLTVLKRRINVTTEDCSREYDGTPLSHPVFALDAATPLVEGDSALVTESATITEVGSASNKLAFEIVDGDGNIASDYYELSVVYGTLKIVPRPITVKTSDARKTYDGTPLYNEKFEVTGGSLLDGHSVKVSGRVEMTDAGSTDNALQVSVEGDGKDYSSCYAVTYDYGTLTVDKRALTVTAGDCEKVYDGTPLVNMNGNNYTVTAGGSNSGLISGHAISAASFKGSITDKGRAQVNSITSVTVKAGDKDVTNNYEIEKVAGWLTVTPRPITVETLSHTFVYNGYAQFDVSYKVTSELKPVSGHTLKAKDGYTTVTNVSDSGTLNEVEFEVAGTSGDNYVITVNAVGVLTVTAREIAVVAGDCQKVYDGAPLTNTDDTNFIYTDYDYGESGGLVSGHSISVTFAGSLTEVGKEKINEIASVTITAGEKDVTANYDITTVSGWLEVTKRTVYITTDSDTFAYDGDSHYCDTYKVTAPSEADKTGLVLDHALKVKSKTTVTDATEKPIENVLTFTVEDGDGLDNTANYKFEITCGTLTVKKRTVVFTAGSGEKVYDGYPLSSASDIVSEPLIGGYSVGAGGVLNLIYDLIDGHTYTYTYKEQSIIRVSKVTNELDEITIYDGAGKDVTRNYIITKRYGTLEITKREIKVYTPDYEFVYNGGSCTMLVVNFLNGYSLAETDKFRYDQYSQITDVGSTANIVKVSVLHNSLTPDDVTDCYDIVFESYGTLTVKARPITIKPKDKTAEYNGEFIHWYDGYEYTEFNRVDRVGLISGHVIADINVTLSDDPDYPPLDAGEYKHKINSVNIYDKNGKLVTKNYDITYEYSTLTVTPRKITVTTASKSWVYDGEEHSYHAAHADNIVEGQDYDIYYRYGTGVITDVGTVKNEFNSIFIYQYIGGVKTDVTHNYEVEWVFGDLTVTPRPIIVSVKDDLTKVYDGDPLKNTDGDNFTYTPFDKDKEIGLVVGQVITAKFSGEITNVGTGVNEISSVTITAEIDGEEKDVTANYEITKVSGALEVTKRYVKIRTATNSWVYDGEPHYDTDWDYIEAEYLPDDIANDNVLVEGHDLVALSWTKIKEVSEGNPANLVKYKVVGIDGKDETDNYNLEVATGNLRITRRYIMVVPNSHTWVYDGETHYDFGWRYFTRADRPSISDAMFEKYSNTLLDGDEIRYRYYDYDGDGTVRAGDTITNVGRKRNYCSYYVYYANTDVRNYNYYIASYAKDAYLEITPRPIEIVSGSKSWTYDGEMHRHLEFEFAEGSLLPVLDHKITAIDGVAVQNVMRDEDGNVIGTRNLLNLQLSGTDADINNYDIKIVEFGELKILPPTITIHSHGKAALYYDTDLFDKDFDLFASGVDNAILSAVKEAIKVDGWTIIRDAQRDNDGNVIGVPNVLEFDLSAEILKNFDFEYEWGELKIIPRLLPLISESDTFEYDGNSHGKFEAKIRGDLQYLVPGQPVSYVGWNEFTVVGEYDNVFTAIVLDADGVDKTHNYNIQYTYGKITITPRAITVGAVNELQTKVYDGTPIECAEYSLAFGSLADGDSLTPKYNTVKWATTAPVAFGIQSVVLLNEFGENVTDCYEITISGVGSAHVTPRPLTIKTGSGVWTYTGEIHFTDEYSIEEGTLPLWHYVIVKDYTCITEVGTTPNVLGISIMFDDTEWVDVTECFDITQEHGTLEVVAEKKIIYVTLDGDNKEYDGTPLFAPKTYSIVYPNGVDGSGYTFTIEISGSQTNVGSTSVKYGEYSLKDESGNDTTDNYAFNIKVGRLVVTARTVTLATDSDQKKYDGTPLKNEALSVVGGLISGHEVALVTPASITDVGSISNVHTVKIMSGERDVTSNYNVVWNSGTLTVTPRIIYVTTPDNSKTYDGTPLSDTRVTVTGDGFIGGHKLYATAIAAITHVGTVDNEIAYEVRDINGVNKTDNYDIISTCGTLEITKRAVTIETASNTWVYDGTAKFDYGYTVRGGSFANGETLNVTAATEIVNVGTVDNQFITCGILCEDGSAGYLTDYDITFVRGTLTVTQRPIGIIAGSHEKAYDGTPLTPSGSYTFADGFGEFGLVEGHSVEVSFADNSITVPGEVDNVISSVVIKDGDGNDVTGNYYIETYDGKLTVFRRRIKVQAASAEKVYDGTPLTATGFGGFVCVDVDNENYFDLVEGHISYADCDGSRTFVGSSINALATGSVRVYLKQDNMYFAYVTDYYIIEFSDKDGVLTVTGEQLIITTATDEFTYNGDEHFNPTFTVTGLKDGDSIESLGITVTEYVSVKNVLRDDDGNVIGYENVLKFYLTEATKKYDIGIEYGTLTVNPAVIKIITADGKWWYDGEEHSNPSFKAEGELPDDHNIVVDAYATITDPGRVKNSLLLSVIIGRDPSALVTGNFEFEFTYGTLVVEINGEGGGEPFMWVYGEKNGTVYLRQQSHNKYVSGTDWTDSSGVRYGEYIEYGGKSYSVNYLASLLLDAANAAKTTVDIRALSSGLYAVPNYKTLDGNHVQSSDIICEPNDGDITLVDDLYTWSAQYYSYNVRSDGGAKLKAASLPAEYAEIERAYREYVYLNGVGYLAVDDKTREFLNGVIRAQGFDPADPEIINKVASYIQKSAEYSFDYDPIVDVDEDGTVIAFLDKYKQGVCRHYATAATMLFRTLGMPARYVEGIMTSVKAGEWVEVTIGHAWVEVYIDGVGWVSVEVTGNMSGGGNGGGNGEEGGGDGDDKPVISIKPVDVVEEYKGCVVKAINKVEDCDTEAQNVVRLSDLLAMNYTYECRVDGEQYGIGISNSNIVWFTLYDENGVDVTDNYKIEKHEGEIEVVSALITVVFGNHSKQYDGTPLTITELIPGYAYFVKYKPAGVETVTIDYDKYEGITTGSIDGKELAEIFVERGYIHINNDELDAKNYKIVFEDTSLSVEKIKLTVSTPSVVKPYDGKPIEFPATTTSGNLISGHKLVIEYNKFIDITDGTVMNKPKNVRIVDGDGNDVTELYDIEVVYGSVEITG